The sequence TATCAAGCGGACCAACGTACAAAGGGTGGAGAATTAGAGTTTAGAATCCCGTCTGAAAATTTTCAAAGTTTTATCAATCTGACTTCTGAAGAGGCAGTGGAAGTAGAAGATAAGCAAATTTCTGGGCAAGATGTTACTGAGGAGTACGTAGATTTAGAATCACGATTGAAAGCAAAACGAGTTGTGGAGGAACGCTTGCTTACCTTTATGAAGGAAGCGGAAAAAACGGAGGACCTTCTCAAAATCTCGAATGATCTCTCTAAAGTACAAGAGGAAATCGAGCAGGTGGTTGGTCGACTTCGCTTTCTTGAAAATCAAACGTCTTTTGCAACTGTCAGAATCTCCATGAATGAAACGAAAGTCATTGTGGAAAAAGCTAATACAGAAAATCTACAAACAGGTAAAAAAATTGCGAATCAATGGAATCAAAGCATCAATGGTCTTATTTCCTTCTTCTCTGCTCTTGCCGTTTTCTTTATCGGAAACCTCCCGACCTTCATCGTCATCGGATTCGTTTTAGCTCCAATTGTATACATCCTCGTTCGAATGAGAAAACGCCAAAATGAAACGAATATCAATAGTTGAACTGGTAAAAAGCATTGAGATCAACTCAATGCTTTTGTCGTTCCTGATCATGCCTATCACCTTTTGTATCGATAAACAGAAAAATCGTATTTCAATGTGAATAGAAAAAGGACTATTTATTTCGTTGAGTATTCTATACAATTAATGGAATGTCGTTCTTAAAAGGAAGCGAGATTTTTTGTTCTGTAATCACAGTCGAATGATGTCGAGACTAGCCCCTCAAATGAACAAATTTATGCTATAATAAGAGTTCGAATATGAGAGAATGTACGGAAGGATTTGAAGGATGATGGCCAATTACACGCCTATGATACAACAATATTTACAAGTAAAGGCAGAGTATCAGGATGCCTTTTTGTTTTTCCGTTTAGGAGATTTTTATGAAATGTTTTTTGATGATGCGATCTCTGCGTCTCAAGAACTTGAGATTACGTTAACGAGTCGAGACGGCGGGTCAGAAGATCGTATTCCGATGTGCGGGGTTCCCCACCATGCGGCTCCTAATTATATAGAACAATTGATTAGCAAGGGCTATAAAGTAGCTATTTGTGAACAAACGGAGGATCCGAAACACGCTAAAGGGGTCGTCAGAAGAGAAGTAGTCCAACTGATTACACCTGGCACCGTGATGGAAGGCAAAGGATTATCTGATAAAGAAAATAACTATATCGCTTCTATTTCTAATTTTGAAGACGATAGTTTTGGACTTATTTACACGGATTTATCGACCGGAGAGAGTCGTGTGACCACTTTATCTTCTGTAAGCGATGAATTGATCAATGAACTGAATACCATCGGTGCAAAAGAAGTTGTTTGTGATGGAAATCTTGCAATAGAATGGCAGCAAACACTAAAAGAAAGACTTTCTATCACCTTATCTTTTGAAGCAGATACCCAAATGAAAGAAAGAGATACACCTTTTTTTCAACAACTATCTCAAGAAAAGCAAATTATCACCTCGGCACGATTATTAAATTACTTGCATCGTACGCAAAAGCGCAGTTTAGATCATTTACAGCCTGTTAATGTGTATAGGGTATCCCAATTTTTAAAAATGGATTTCTATTCAAAACGTAATCTAGAGTTAACGGAGACGATTCGTTCGAAAGGGAAAAAAGGATCGCTTCTCTGGTTGCTTGATGAAACCATGACAGCGATGGGTGGAAGACTGTTAAAACAGTGGATTGATCGTCCACTCGTTGCCCAAGCTGATATTGAAAAACGATTGAACTTAGTCGATATGTTTATTCAGCGCTTTTTTGAGCGGGAAGAATTACGAGATTTGTTAACAGAAGTGTATGATTTAGAACGCTTAGCTGGTCGAGTGGCCTTTGGGAATGTCAATGCACGAGATCTAGTTCAGCTAAAAAAATCACTTCAACAAATTCCAGGTATCGCTCAGCTTCTTCAGCAGCTAGGAGAAGAAGATACGAATGATTTATCGGCAAAACTTGATCCATGCGAAGAGTTAACCGATCTTCTTGAACAAAGCATTGTCGACAATCCACCACTTTCTTTGAAGGATGGCAATATGATTCGGGACGGATATAACGAAGAACTAGATCAATACCGCGATGCGAGTTCAAATGGAAAAACGTGGATTGCTCAATTACAAGCAAGCGAACGAGAACGAACGGGGATTAAGTCACTAAAGATCGGCTATAATCGCGTGTTTGGATACTATATTGAAGTGACAAAAGCCAATATTCCGTTACTTGAAGAGGGACGATATGAACGTAAGCAAACGTTAACGAATGCAGAACGATACATTACGCCTGAACTGAAAGAAAAAGAAGCGTTAATTTTACAAGCTGAAGAAAAAAGTGGCGAACTTGAATATGAGTTGTTTACAGAAATACGTGAAATCGTCAAAGAGTATATCCCTCGTCTTCAGAAAGTGGCCAAAACAGTTAGTGAGATTGATGTATTGCAATGTTTTGCTGTTGTAAGTGAAAAGCGTCAATATGTAAAACCTAAATTTAATTCAGAGCGTCGAGTCGTTATAGAAGGCGGTCGTCATCCGGTAGTTGAAAAGGTAATGAAAGCGCAAGAATACGTACCAAATGATTGTGATATGAATCCTGAACGTGAGCTTCTGTTGATTACAGGACCGAATATGTCCGGAAAAAGCACCTATATGCGACAAGTCGCACTAACGTCCATTTTGGCGCAGATTGGCTGCTATGTTCCTGCATCAAGTGCTTCTTTACCCATCTTCGATCAAATTTTCACTCGAATTGGAGCTGCAGATGATTTAATATCTGGCCAAAGTACCTTTATGGTGGAAATGCTGGAAGCGAAAAATGCCGTTAGTCATGCAACCGAAAATTCTTTGATCCTATTTGATGAAATTGGGCGTGGAACCTCTACGTACGACGGAATGGCCCTTGCTCAAGCGATCATTGAGTATATTCATCAAAATATCGGGTGTAAAACGTTATTTTCAACGCATTATCATGAATTAACGGTTTTAGAAGAAGAGTTGCACTCGTTGAAGAATGTCCATGTTAGTGCGATGGAGCATAATGGGAAACTAGTTTTTCTTCATAAAATCAAAGACGGTGCGGCAGATAAGAGTTACGGAATTCATGTCGCTGAATTAGCCGAGCTTCCTGCTTCGTTAATTCAACGGGCAAAAGAATTGTTAGAGCAGTTTGAGGAAAAGGAAGAAATCGTCGTAACACCGACCAAACGGATTGACAAAGTCGAAGAGCCGCTTTCTCAGCTCTCGTTTTTTGATCGTGATATCGAAGAAGAACCGAAAGCAAAGAAGCCCACAAAAAAAGAATTTACTATTATGACCGAAATCAAAGAATTAGACATTCTAGAGATGACACCGCTACAAGCGATGAACACGCTTTATGATCTTCAAAAGAAAATAAAAAAAGCCTAAATTGGAGGTGTAGCGAATGGGGAAAATTGTTCAATTAGATGATATATTGTCCAATAAAATTGCCGCTGGGGAAGTAGTCGAGCGTCCGGCTTCGGTCGTGAAAGAGCTCGTAGAAAATAGTATTGACGCTAATTCGACCAAAATTGAGATTTTTGTTGAGGAAGCAGGACTTAATGTGATTCGGATCGTCGATAATGGAGACGGTATTGAAGAGGAAGATGTCCTCACTGCGTTTCAACGGCATGCGACGAGTAAAATTAAGGATGAAAATGATTTATTCCGAATTCGCACACTCGGTTTTCGCGGAGAGGCTTTGCCGAGTATTGCCTCTGTCAGTATGCTTGAATTAGCGACTTCCACCGGTGAAGGGCCAGGGACGACAATCAAATTAGCGGGTGGAAAGTTGACAATGCATGAAAAGAGTTCAAGTCGAAAAGGGACGGATATTACCATTTCAGGTCTATTTTATAATACTCCTGCTCGCCTCAAATATATGAAGACGATTCATACTGAACTTGGCAATATCACGGACGTCGTGAACCGATTGGCGCTTTCTCATCCAGAGGTGGCCATTATCCTTCGGCATAATGAACGGTTATTGCTGCAATCGAATGGTAATGGTGATGTCCGTCAAGTGCTTGCGGCTATTTATGGGATGAATATTGCGAAGAAAATGAGTCCAATCGAGGCCAATTCCTTGGATTTTCAGGTTAAAGGATTTGTGTCGCTTCCAGAGATTACTCGAGCTTCGCGGAATTATTTGTCGACGATGATAAATGGGCGTTTTATTAAAAATTACTCATTAGCGAAAGCCATTAGTGAAGGCTATCATACTTTGCTGCCGATTGGCCGGTATCCGATTGCCTTATTATCCATTCAAATGGACCCTTTACTGGTCGACGTGAATGTTCACCCTTCTAAAATGGAAGTCCGTTTAAGCAAAGAACAGGAATTAAATGCCTTAGTAACAGATGCCATAAAGAAAGCCTTTAAAACGATGGAATTAATTCCTTCGGGCTATGTTCCGAAAGTGGAAAAGCCAAAAAGTGAACAAGAAACACTTGAACTGGATCATCTTAATACAGAAGAAACAGCGAAAAAGCGGTCTTTTCCTTCTAGCTATCAAAAAGAACAGTTATTGCCAAAAGAAGAAATGAAAAAGATTTACGAATATGAACCACTGAAAAACGATCCTTTTACCGTCACTGAAAAAGAACAGGTAGAGGAGGATTTCTTCTTTCAAGGATCTTCTCAGGAGGACGGTGAGGAATTGGATTTGGAGGATCCAAAAGAGTCAGCGCCAGAAGGAACACCAGCTTCTCGCGTTCCTCCGCTGTATCCGATTGGTCAAATGCATGGAACGTATATTTTAGCACAAAATGAAAAAGGCTTGTATTTGATTGATCAACATGCAGCACAAGAGCGAATTAAATATGAGTTTTTTAGAGAAAAAGTCGGGGAAGTCGCAAATGAACTACAAGAATTACTTGTTCCTTATACTTTTGAATACTCCTCTGATGAAAGCATAAAAATTCAAGAGCATTTAGAAGAATTAAAAAAGGTGGGTGTCTTTTTAGAGCCGTTTGGGATGAATGCCTTCATCGTTCAATCCCATCCACAATGGCTACCAAAAGGGGATGAGGAACAGCTGATTCAAGAGATGATTCAGCAGCTTCTCTCGATGAAGTCGGTCAATATTAAGAAACTGCGAGAAGAAGCGGCAATTTTGATGAGTTGTAAAGGATCTATTAAAGCCAATCACCA comes from Bacillus sp. 2205SS5-2 and encodes:
- a CDS encoding DUF4349 domain-containing protein; protein product: MRLKRRFVWAWMILMVFLFAACSSSNENAESSKDKSSADMKVESNEDGETSEEVALSNSSQQEGESVEEIATAQTTRKIIYQSFLSIRVKDFEKSQTFFTNEATKMGGYLVQSNVYQADQRTKGGELEFRIPSENFQSFINLTSEEAVEVEDKQISGQDVTEEYVDLESRLKAKRVVEERLLTFMKEAEKTEDLLKISNDLSKVQEEIEQVVGRLRFLENQTSFATVRISMNETKVIVEKANTENLQTGKKIANQWNQSINGLISFFSALAVFFIGNLPTFIVIGFVLAPIVYILVRMRKRQNETNINS
- the mutS gene encoding DNA mismatch repair protein MutS — its product is MANYTPMIQQYLQVKAEYQDAFLFFRLGDFYEMFFDDAISASQELEITLTSRDGGSEDRIPMCGVPHHAAPNYIEQLISKGYKVAICEQTEDPKHAKGVVRREVVQLITPGTVMEGKGLSDKENNYIASISNFEDDSFGLIYTDLSTGESRVTTLSSVSDELINELNTIGAKEVVCDGNLAIEWQQTLKERLSITLSFEADTQMKERDTPFFQQLSQEKQIITSARLLNYLHRTQKRSLDHLQPVNVYRVSQFLKMDFYSKRNLELTETIRSKGKKGSLLWLLDETMTAMGGRLLKQWIDRPLVAQADIEKRLNLVDMFIQRFFEREELRDLLTEVYDLERLAGRVAFGNVNARDLVQLKKSLQQIPGIAQLLQQLGEEDTNDLSAKLDPCEELTDLLEQSIVDNPPLSLKDGNMIRDGYNEELDQYRDASSNGKTWIAQLQASERERTGIKSLKIGYNRVFGYYIEVTKANIPLLEEGRYERKQTLTNAERYITPELKEKEALILQAEEKSGELEYELFTEIREIVKEYIPRLQKVAKTVSEIDVLQCFAVVSEKRQYVKPKFNSERRVVIEGGRHPVVEKVMKAQEYVPNDCDMNPERELLLITGPNMSGKSTYMRQVALTSILAQIGCYVPASSASLPIFDQIFTRIGAADDLISGQSTFMVEMLEAKNAVSHATENSLILFDEIGRGTSTYDGMALAQAIIEYIHQNIGCKTLFSTHYHELTVLEEELHSLKNVHVSAMEHNGKLVFLHKIKDGAADKSYGIHVAELAELPASLIQRAKELLEQFEEKEEIVVTPTKRIDKVEEPLSQLSFFDRDIEEEPKAKKPTKKEFTIMTEIKELDILEMTPLQAMNTLYDLQKKIKKA
- the mutL gene encoding DNA mismatch repair endonuclease MutL — its product is MGKIVQLDDILSNKIAAGEVVERPASVVKELVENSIDANSTKIEIFVEEAGLNVIRIVDNGDGIEEEDVLTAFQRHATSKIKDENDLFRIRTLGFRGEALPSIASVSMLELATSTGEGPGTTIKLAGGKLTMHEKSSSRKGTDITISGLFYNTPARLKYMKTIHTELGNITDVVNRLALSHPEVAIILRHNERLLLQSNGNGDVRQVLAAIYGMNIAKKMSPIEANSLDFQVKGFVSLPEITRASRNYLSTMINGRFIKNYSLAKAISEGYHTLLPIGRYPIALLSIQMDPLLVDVNVHPSKMEVRLSKEQELNALVTDAIKKAFKTMELIPSGYVPKVEKPKSEQETLELDHLNTEETAKKRSFPSSYQKEQLLPKEEMKKIYEYEPLKNDPFTVTEKEQVEEDFFFQGSSQEDGEELDLEDPKESAPEGTPASRVPPLYPIGQMHGTYILAQNEKGLYLIDQHAAQERIKYEFFREKVGEVANELQELLVPYTFEYSSDESIKIQEHLEELKKVGVFLEPFGMNAFIVQSHPQWLPKGDEEQLIQEMIQQLLSMKSVNIKKLREEAAILMSCKGSIKANHHLRNDEIQALLDTLRESSDPFTCPHGRPIIVHYSTYEMEKMFKRVM